The sequence below is a genomic window from Nostoc flagelliforme CCNUN1.
GCATTGATTTCACGGGATTGTTTGAGGATGGAACTAATGCAATAGGAAACATTGATTTCACTACCTTAACTAGTTATGAAGATGCAAAAAGTGCATACAATGGTGGTGGAACAATTTCGGCAAGTTTCAAAGGTCTTACTGTAACTGCCGTTCCAGAACCAGCTGCATTATTAGGCTTGGGTGCAGTAGGCGCAGTAATGGCTATGTCTCGCCGCCGCAAAAGTTTCGCTCAATAGACCTAATTCTAAATATAAAAAAGTTACTTTTAGCAACTAAAAGTAACTCTAATTTATCAATTCGATTTGCTTGGAATACAAAATTTTTCCAACCAAGTGGAATTTTTTATTTTGTCACACAAATCTATTTAAAGGTGAATTTTTTAATCTGAGATAGACTTAAACTGATTGCAAAGATTGTTTCGCTTCAGTTGCGATCGCATCTACTTCATCATCAGCCAGAGTTTCTAATATAGATTTGGCTTCTGCACTACCCAAACGATCCAAGGCTTGTACAACTCTGTAACGAATTTGCCAATCTGGATTAGTAGCATAGGGAGCCAACAAAGGAACTGCTTGTAAATCTCCCAAGTCACCCAAAGAACTAATAGCAGCAGTTTGGACTAATTCGTTTTCTGATGAAAGCGCCTCTTTGAGTAGTTCAAAGGCTCGTGGATCGCCTAACTCTCCTAATGTGGCGATAATACTGAATTGTATTAGCCATTCAGTGGTTGTATAGTAAAGGTTTTGCAAGTCTTCAAAAGCTTCATGTAACTTCAGAGCGCCCAAACAGTCTGCTGCTGCTGCTTGTACATCTACTTCGGAGTCATGAACCAAGCGATCACGCAAGATATCCAAGGATAACTGTAAATCTTGTGTTCCGAGTGTATCCATTTGACTCACCGCCGAGTAACGCACACGGGAATTGCTATCGCCAATAGCACTTTGAATTAATTCAAAGCCGATCGCAGGTTCCAGTTGGCGGATTTGATTTACTGCGCGTAAGCGATCGCCTAAATTCTCAGAACTGAGCAATTGCTTAACAGACTCCGGAGTAATACTCATTTAGTTATCCTGATTTTCAAAGGTGTAAAAAATAGTTAACAGTCTGATAACTGTTAACTTACTAATCTTGACTTGCTGCCATTGCCCGAATAATATCACCACGAGTGAGGATACCAATTACTTGGCCCGTGCCGTCAAGTACTGGCAATCGGTGAACGCTGCGATCGTGCATGATTGTAGCGGCTTCCCTTAAAGTTTTATCAGGGGAAATAGTGATTGGGTTTTTACTCATCACCTCCCCAACGGTTTGCCCTAAAGCCTTGTGCAAATCACGTTCATAAGTAGCAGGATTTTTTAAATAGATAACGCTATCAAGAAACATGATGTACGCAGGTGGAGTAACACCAGTTTCCTGCCACATCAAATCGGTTTCTGAGATAATGCCCACCAATTTACCGACATCATCCACAACAGGTAGTCCACTGATGTGGCGTTCTGCGAGAATTTGGATAGCTTCATTGAGTGGAGTTTCCACCCGGACGACAATAGGATCGCGGCTCATCACATCGGCAACGGTTTTAGGCATTTATTTATTGACACCTTTAATCAAAGTCCCTGCGCTTATTGTAGAAAATTGCGGGACTCAACCTGATGCAATTAATAGATTGTTACGGTATTGGGCATTAAGAAGAGGAGACAGGAGGCAGAAGGCAGAAGTTCTTTAATTTTGAATTCATTTCTCCCTCATCCTCCCCTGCTTCCCCTGCTTCCCCTGCCTCCCCCACTCCCCACTCCCCACTCCCCACTCCCTACTCCCCACCCCCTTTTAAAGCAGCAATAATTTGAATATTTGCTTTAGGAAAAGTAAACTCCTCCAGTTCTTCCAAGGTTACCCAGCGAATTTCATCGGATTCCAAAGGTTGGGGAACACCTGTAACATGGCGGCAGTGATGTACTGTGAGGGTAACGCGCAAGTCTGTATAAGTATGGTCAATAGTAATCAGATGCTCTCCTACTTCAATTACTATTCCTAGTTCTTCGGAAATTTCTCGTTGAATACACTCGCTGATAGTTTCGCCAGGCTCAATTTTACCACCAGGAAATTCCCACAAA
It includes:
- a CDS encoding CBS domain-containing protein, with protein sequence MPKTVADVMSRDPIVVRVETPLNEAIQILAERHISGLPVVDDVGKLVGIISETDLMWQETGVTPPAYIMFLDSVIYLKNPATYERDLHKALGQTVGEVMSKNPITISPDKTLREAATIMHDRSVHRLPVLDGTGQVIGILTRGDIIRAMAASQD
- the mutT gene encoding 8-oxo-dGTP diphosphatase MutT, which encodes MSKTNSLPPHKIIGVAVIWNNQEQILIDRRRPEGAMGGLWEFPGGKIEPGETISECIQREISEELGIVIEVGEHLITIDHTYTDLRVTLTVHHCRHVTGVPQPLESDEIRWVTLEELEEFTFPKANIQIIAALKGGGE
- the nblB gene encoding phycobilisome degradation protein NblB, encoding MSITPESVKQLLSSENLGDRLRAVNQIRQLEPAIGFELIQSAIGDSNSRVRYSAVSQMDTLGTQDLQLSLDILRDRLVHDSEVDVQAAAADCLGALKLHEAFEDLQNLYYTTTEWLIQFSIIATLGELGDPRAFELLKEALSSENELVQTAAISSLGDLGDLQAVPLLAPYATNPDWQIRYRVVQALDRLGSAEAKSILETLADDEVDAIATEAKQSLQSV